AGGTTTTAACCCCTCTACATTTCAAGAATTTACAGGTATGACTCTGTGTATACATTCACATAGCTATAATTTCACTCAATCACTACTACCCATCAGACACATAATACAAAGGTTTGATGATGTATAAGAAAAAGGAAATAATTAATCCAGATTCAACAGTATACATACATTCATGACACACACAGCTATATGCTAACCTGACAACACATTCAATAACATTATCACTGAACCAAATAGAATATTTCTGAGAATTTTGTCTGCCATTCTAGCTTCCTATAGTGAGGAAACCATTAGCAATCAATGAGCAAGACAATCAACTAGTCACAAGAGAAGTCATACGAAGTGTATTAATTAGTGATTTGATCTTAGGATAGCTATACAAGTTTGATTTCATTAAGCTATTAAAGCTTTTGTTAGTAGTTATCCACAGCATTCTATGGTGTTTGAAAAAATGTTCCAGCATAGGTATGCAGTGGTCTGATACTTATAGCAGCATGCCACTCTACCTGTTAGCCAGGCAGTCGTATGTTAGTATGTGTAGTCTAGTAGCTAATTTTCCCGAAATTCCCTtgcctacactgttaaaaataaaaagtaaccaccactctgaagagttcccagtgtagggaggatttaacaccccatggagagtaaccaacattctgaagagaataaccattactctgaagagtaagtgacaccaccttcagagcatgtgttactccccagttactcctttagagtaatggttactttccaggggtgttaaatcctccctacactgggaactccttgagagttgtggttactcttcattttaacagtgtaccacCCTCAGCACAGATGGCAAGTGTGCTGGATACAAATGAAAGACACCCTAGCTGGGGCCACTTTTGCAAGGCCAACGTGTGTTAGTTAGCTCATCAGTGTTATGGCTAGCTGACTGTTCAAGTAGtcatagctacgtatgtagtttgTGAATTGTATAGATAACACATGACTACTGGTTTAAGCTACTGTATATACGTGCTAACATTTAGCTACAGTATCTAAAGTGTATAAACTTACACGTGGAATCCGAGTGTCTACAAAATCGAACTTGgaccagctagctagctacgtcaGCGTCCTGCCTCAACTTGCTTGGTGATATCTTTAGTAGTGATAGTAGTAGTAGAGTTTATCAACGATCCATTCACAAAGTGTACAACACAGGAAACTGACTTTTGTCGGTAGGAATCTTGTTGTACGCATGCGCACGAATGTGTCTAGACCAGGCTGTCGGTATGACGCAAAAAAATTGTGTTAATTCGTGTAAGAAACGTGAATCTTTGAAGACAAAAGTGTGAAAACTGCAAGACTTGGAATAGCCGAAAGATAGATATTTATTAGTCACcggctatcccactagggaggctactgaaagcctgtgtagcaggATTCGACACATTTGTAGTTCTGCTTGATCAGTTCGAAATGATTTCATTCACATGCCCCAACATTATTTAAATAAAAATGCATAGTCTGTTATGGCCCTTTCCCGAATTTGTAGCTAATGGAACAAAACTGCACAATTCTGCTCTTAGTACCTTTAACTGTCGCCACTAATCATCTAGTTGCCTAAAATGCTATTTCTCTTGAGAAAATTTCACTTTTCTTTATAGCTGCTTTCTCTGAGCTCAACTCAACTTGTAGCTACCAGGAGAAGAACGGCTGGGGCCGACTGGTTTTgagtttaaattataaatcaaatcaaaatcaTTATGTAGGTCCATCTGTAGACAGCTAATTCTGATGGCCACAAACAAGCAGGGAGTTATATAATACGTATGCTATTATTGGCTTTTAGAAATGAGATAGATCCATGAGGAGGAGAAGGAAAGAGAATCACACGATTCACATCCATAAAAGCTCTGTAGCTACAGACTATGCCATTGTATGATCAAACTTAGCTTGAAACTATTAGTCTATTCACTGAATGATGTACACTGTAGCAATGTgtacattgtaaacaaatgcattCTTTGAATTGCTAAACACCAGGAATGTCAGCTAAGGTATTACCAGCTTTGATCACACGTTCTGTTCTATGAAACTGATGCTTTGAAGAATTTCCAGCCCATTCCCATACTGGTTTTTGATTTTAATGCAGCTAGTGCATCAATTAAATCCCAACTAGCTATAGAGGGATAattatagcacttcttattgtttgcTTTTGGCCATATCACAGTTCTTTTTATCGGTTCACCATTGATTCTTTAaagtccaatttttttttgtgtagctacttgtttgtttactttttgcaataacataattcattactgATGAACCATTGCATACTGAATGAATGGCACCAAATACATTATAAAAATTAAATGCCTAATGTGAGTGCTGGCTATTACGTAAATACAGAAGCACAAAGTGGCCATTTCACTTCAGTTTCAGCCATGTTCCATCTGTTAGCTACAGCAattacaagcaaagaacagtaCCAGTGTGAGAAAcatttctgtaatcaatccagaaAAATAAAATATTGAAGCCATGCCACACATTACTGCATATCAACATCTCTGCAGTTGTAGAGAAAGAAGAATAAAGGAGGGCAACCGTAAGTCCAAGATTCAAacactgtagctgctgtggttacTTGATAATGTCTCAGCCGAAGCAACAtcaaatggtgaagaaatcTCTAGCCTGTAGCCTATTTATAGTTGAGATATGCTTGgctaaaggcatcagttagttattCAGGCAGTCAGTTAATAGAAAATTCAATTGTTTTTTAAAtctcatagaaacttgttgaaaggcTTTGGGGGTCACTCTGAATACATTCATGAACTTATTCATGCCTTACGAAAAAGTGAAggtgatttttgggtgatatactgtatatttcCAGGCAAgaaagaaagcccaaacctccataatccatactatatagtattaccatactgtatggtaattataattgttgtaattaatgaGGTTTGTCATTGTTAACAGTGTTTGCAAATGTATTAAAAACTAATTGGCAAAATCACAATAGAATAGTCATttttataaatgtatgtaaaatACTAATACGTATAACACTAagcaatataatatgtgactggatttgcgaaaaggtaccttttccacacatttgacataccaacaaacaaaatgatgtaacacttgactccttgtgctgattaacttgctcttagtatcaacatgtagccagatactgtggcTACATTCAGTGAAACTTTtgagcaattatatgccatgatcaaaaagttatgaagctttaaagttccaaaaatgggtcacattttgtgtgtgaaaaaggtaccttttcgcaaatccggtcacatatatgtaagACAATTTAACTTATAAGAAGTATACATGTGAATAAAATATATgtaactatgtaaacaagtgcTTAAATgctgcatatatgtatatacgtattacatgtatatatgtatgtatatatatatagtttgtcTTAGATGAATGCTAACTTAGAAGTGCGGTTTACCCTTAGTGTAATTTTACTGGACTTAAATAGAAAAATTCAAATTATTAGTAAACAGTTTTTGCTCTGTATGAGTGTTAATTGGTGTTATCAATAGCACATTATCTGCCAATGGAAGAAGCCTTCATGGTATGTTTAGGAAGGTTTCACTGAATAACAGACATCAGAAAAGTACTTTTGAGGCTAAAAGCCTAACTGTCACTTATAGTATGGATCACATAAAACACATGATAGAGAACTCTATGTGGATGGTGATTAGGTTATAACAACTGTcaactacatacacatacaaatacGCATGTAAGGTGACAGCATTAATGAAGCATTTGCTTCTTTAGATATATAGCACCGTGTATTATAGCTAAAACATTGGTATATAAGAGTTTTGTATTACGCAAACAATTCTTAAAAATAAAGAGGAATGGTTACTGAGTTACGTAATTAATGAACTGTTGGTACAACAAAACACTAATAAAAGCATTTAAATTGCTTTTATGCATTTCAATAACAAAGTAGTAAAATGACAATTGGCCTTGTgagttgtgcatgtgtgtatgactgtatttgtgtgtgtgtgtgtgtgtgtgttgtgtgtatgactgtatgtgtgtgtgtgtgtgtgtgtgtgtgtgtgtgtgtgtgtgtgtgtgtgtgtgtgtgtgtgtgtgtgttgtgtgtatgtgtgtgtgtgtgttgatacCAAGCAGCAAGTAAATATTATAAGGCATGTGTGTTGTCAGTCTTAATGCTGCCCACCACTTAGTGGCATGGGTAGCTGAGTAAGTTGAAGTGTTAGATATAACTAATCAACAGCAGTGGGAGCAGCATATATCATCCACTACAGTGAGGGGAATGTTGGGAGATAGAAACCATCAGTAATAACCCTATCATTATCTCACCTCACTAACTCCCAATGATGACAAATCAGCTTGAAGTGCATCACTCCATCTCTTCCTTAGTCCATGAAATGAACAAGCCTGAGGTAGCCAtccaaaaaacaacaacagatCCTTGGTTAGGCATCCTGCATGCCAAATATCCAACCACTCTAAAAGTCTAAATGCTTTTTCCTTAGCTTTGTAGATGGTGTGATGTGTAGTGTCTGTCAGAACATTTAAAAGGAAGAGAGACAATTACCAGTGCAAGAGCAAAAGTGGTGCTCTACAGTGTTTCTCATACCAGAGATTGTAAAAGAGATGATAACCATTAAAAGATGCTGGTATAGCTATTCACTGGTGACTTTTCAAGAATAATAAATGCTTGATTATATACATGTAAGAATAAAAGGTAATATTTGCCAATTTGGCTATAACTTTGTGTAACTAATTACTCAATTAGCTGTACTCCTTTTTCCCAGTTTTATTGGTTGATGCTTGTAACAAAAGATAGAGATACTGCAATAGAGCAGCCAGCCATTCTAATAGAGACTAGTAAAATGCTATGTTTATAGCTTTACCTGGGGCATGCCACCAGATCCCCCAAATACCATGCATCTTCCTTGTGTGTTCCAAACTCTCCTGTATAGCTTTTAATTGCCTAATTTAGTCCCTCCACTTTTTGGCTTACTCCACCTACCCTGGTTACTGTATGCAAAACGTTTACCAGGGAATCTTCCTTGCTGATTCATTAATGCCACACTAGGGTTTTGTACTTAACTGGCAGCTGATACCATGTGTACGCAGCATAATTAACATCCAAGAATATATAGATACACACAATGTTGCTACAAAATATGAGTAAAATAGGTGTGCTTTTAATTACAGTAGCATGGCTACGGTGTATGTATACTGCTGTGAAAAGTAGGATAATTTACACAGTAGTAAAATTATATAAAGTACTTCaatgtatttaaaaaaaacaactatcTTAAATCAATAagaaaattaaatgtacagtgcaATGACACTTGTTACTAGGTGCAAGTGTGATATAGCTATTCACTGTATTATCAGTATTACCATACTTACATTTGGATATATAATAGCTACACTGTAGATCCATTATAATTCAAATTGATGCAGTTCAATGTCATAGCATTGTTGGTGTTTATCAGACTTGAAGGGTTTGCCTCTGTATAGACTGTAGGGTTGACTGTGTCATCATACTCATGGTCACtaatttcattgcatgatttggTAGTGGTAAAATAAGATGGGTTATCTTGAAACTTTACATTCAAGTTCAAGTTGTCTATGTCAAGTGCCGGTGCTTTTGCAGTATTTGCCAGCCGTAATTTTCTTGCATGATTAAATTGCCAAAATAACACACATGTCAGTAGTATTATCACTAGCATTATTGTCAGACTTGCTCCAGTGATGATTGTAATTCTAATGAGATCTGTAGTTAAAACACAAAAAGTTATGTACTGTAGCTGCAGTCATTCCATCACAATGATTTTATAAATAAATTTCTTATATTGCTACTTACTAGAATTTTCCTCTGTTGGTTCTTCAATAGGTACTATATACAAATTTAATGGTAACTTCACTTTATAACTACGTATGCAAGAATAATTTTACCTTCACTGCAACTACTGTTGTCATCTTTTCCTGACCAACTGCCATCACTCTGACATATTCTTGTCTCATTGCCAGTTAGCTCATAATCAGTGTTGCATGTGATAACACAGACATCACCAAAAGAAGACAATCCATCATCTCCCAATGCACAATTGATGTTTCCATTGTTAGGAGCAATAAGCGATGGACAAGACACTAAGTGAAATTTAAGTGAAATTTATGTGAAACACGCATGTCACCTAAACAACTAAAAATGTACCTCTTCTACACATAgcatcactaccactccagtttccatcactctgacaagtcctagtgtcactaccaattagctcataaccagtgttacatgtgaaactacaagtgtctccctcataacccactccTGTTTGTCCAGAACTGCACAGCACAATTAATCCATTAAAGGGTGTCAATAGGTTTGTGCACTGGATATCTACAAGAATACAGATGAGTATGCTAGTACGTATATAGTGGAAGGTTTTGGCAGAGGGATGCTTTATGTAGTCACTACAAAACTATAGGGCAAATGGCTTTGGGTATTTGGAGGCAAGTTGATATAGCTGCTCTATCTACCACTGTGTTTTATGTGACAAAACTTCCCACCACAgtgagtatgtgtatatatTCATTACCATAGCTAGTTTCAATCAATGGTTGCTTCTCGTTATCAACACCATCAACATCTTCATCAATGTTGAAGCTACTCAGTGGAGACCGAGTACTGATAGTATAAGTAGTATAACCATTAACGTCAACACTGCTTACACGATAACGTGGTGATGGTGGATGATAATAACCAATAATATTTCCTGGTTTAAATGGAATCCTATCGTTCCCACTGAGAGTTACATTTGCCAAAAAATAACCATTTTTCTGAGTAATGTCATGATCATTTAGTTGATATTGTCCTACAATGATGTACAACTGTGTGTTAGTTCTTGATCTTTTCCAAACTTGAATGTAA
The nucleotide sequence above comes from Dysidea avara chromosome 3, odDysAvar1.4, whole genome shotgun sequence. Encoded proteins:
- the LOC136251341 gene encoding uncharacterized protein; amino-acid sequence: MDPGVVLYDYLLIIMLISCWSVGNTSAVKCMDTINVNREGNDGTRSSRQAIVPQKQFFCDGRLTGFMVSLYDYENDNRLHPYIQVWKRSRTNTQLYIIVGQYQLNDHDITQKNGYFLANVTLSGNDRIPFKPGNIIGYYHPPSPRYRVSSVDVNGYTTYTISTRSPLSSFNIDEDVDGVDNEKQPLIETSYDIQCTNLLTPFNGLIVLCSSGQTGVGYEGDTCSFTCNTGYELIGSDTRTCQSDGNWSGSDAMCRRVSCPSLIAPNNGNINCALGDDGLSSFGDVCVITCNTDYELTGNETRICQSDGSWSGKDDNSSCSEVPIEEPTEENSNLIRITIITGASLTIMLVIILLTCVLFWQFNHARKLRLANTAKAPALDIDNLNLNVKFQDNPSYFTTTKSCNEISDHEYDDTVNPTVYTEANPSSLINTNNAMTLNCINLNYNGSTV